GTTTGGTGGAAGACCAATGTCATCCCATTGGGCTGTGATGGTTCTGAATTCAGGGGAACGGTTCAACAGAATGACTACAGTTCTGTATCCAGAGAGAGGTCCTGCCCAAACCTACATCCAAACTTCATAATCTCAGGACTTGCGTGCTTCATGGGATGGCAGAATATGAGAAAAACTTGCAATGCCAATTACCAACCTCGGAATCTCCATACATTCGCACCTTCTTAGCTTGAACACCGAGAGGATCTGTTCATCAAAAAATAAACCATATGTGAAAGCCATGCGCATAAGAGCCCCATCGATCAAACTCGTCGCATATGCCTACCTTGGTTTACAGCAATCACTTCCTCGTTGCCAAGGATAGCCAAGGTTTCCTTGGTCATGCTCCTTACATCACAACCGATAATAAGAGGAGCCTACAAGGATGGATTAGATTGGAGTGAAGCAATATGTAAATAGAATCTTCACCATGCAGAAAgataataagagagagagagagagagagagagagagagttatgctACCTTGGAAGCAGCCCAGAGGCTGAAGTGCACGATGTACTCATCGTTACTCATACCACCATTTCCAACTTCGAGCATGTCTGGATCTATAGACGTAAGCCGACATGTCAGACGTCTTGCACAAAAAATGATGGGATCGGCTAATTATGCAGGCACTTACCATTCCAACCACCGGGCCTTGCATGCTCAGCATAAACCTCATTCTGATCTGCCCTCGAGACCATACTGCGACATAAAGAAACAACAAACATTATGCCACACAAGAACATCAAGAAAAAACAAAGATGAATGACCGTACCTTTCCCATGAATCGTTTATATCGAAAGTTGTTCTCCAACTATTCCCCAACTTGTCAGCCCAAAGAGCTGGGTGCATGTCTCCCCTGAATCAGAGAGAACAAGAGCAAAGTCGATCAGCGAAGAAGCAAGAATTGTTTGCTCATATTCTCtagtattctttttcttttttaccatTCACATAGAGAGACAAAAATTGGTCTGCCTGTTCTCATCAAAGCTCGAGTCATCTCAGGATACCTATATCGACAGTTCTTCCTTGTTTCAGTGGCACACACGAAATCTCACCATCTCACCGAGAtgggaaaaaaagaaaaccttaCCGCTTCATCggtttcaaatcatcattgttaCAATTATCGTACTTGAGGTAATCAATGCCCTGGTACAAGAATAAGAAGAATCAACAAGCTAATTTGTATTAGAGAAAGCTTCAATAGTTCGACCACGCATGCTCACCCATGAAGCAAAAGTTTCAGCATCTTTCTGCTCATGACCAAGCGAACCTGGCATCGTTTGGCTGCATGTTTGGTGCCTGCAATGCCCGACAAATCTTATTTCAAGAACTCACAGATCGAGATAGTCATGAAGAGATGATCAGGATTCATTGTTCCGCTAGACTTACCCTGCGTCCGAGTAAATACCAATTTTAAGCCCCTTGCCATGAACATAATCCGCGAGAGCTTTGATTCCTGATGGAAACGTTAACCTTTTTGGCACCATATAACCCTGGAAGCATCCATGAATGACCATGAGAGTTGATGAAACACTAAAACGGATGCCTTGAAGTATTTATGAGCAATACACTTGATGCATCATATCATAAATCAGTCAATAAAACACCATTTACAAACCGTTGAATCGCGATCATGCTCAGCCCAACAATCATCTACATGTCCAtgccatagacaattcatcagatTTACACTCTCTAAatctaaagaaaatgaaattgtgAGTGAGGTTGTGAAAGACATACCTATGTTGACATATCGATATCCAAGTTTAGCAAGCCCAGTAGACACCAATGCATCCGCTATAACACCGAAACAAAGCATCACTAGCATGTCATAAACCGatctacttatttttttattagagAAAACACATCAATATATTTGTACCTGATTCTCTAATTATAGTCTCGTTGATATTGCAATAAAAGTGATTCCAAGTGTTCCAACTGCTCTTAAAAATCTTATGATCAGAAAAATTTACATGAatctatcaaataaaaaataaaaaaaacatacccCATGGGAGGAGTCATCCCAAGCCCATTCGCGAGCAGATTCCGACGCTCAACGATCGGTCTTGCTTCGACGCTAATCAAACATTGGCTACACAACATCACCACTACGATCATCACCAAACCGATTTGCTTCTTCATCTTCCTCACACAATTGTACTTTCTCATACACAGTATTTCCTTATAGTACTTCCTTATACTTACGTAGAGAGCTTTATAGCAATAGCAACACTCTATTCCGTTAGTATTGATAGGGATTTTCTGTTCTGAAAAGATatcgataagattatcacgatctcatagatatttttagaatattttattataattttaaattataaaacattATCTTGAttacatcaataataaagattagatctaaaAAAGATTTCtgatatgatttatcacgatctcctgaatattttaatattatattatcataattgtaaattataaaattgataataatatattatcatgattctatcaataataaagaaattttttttaattataaaataatatagatatcattgagataagattatcaagatctcatagatattttaaaaatattttattaaaatttcatattataaaatattatcttgattatatcaataataaagattagatatcaaaatgattttcaaaattatgaaataatttaataaa
This Musa acuminata AAA Group cultivar baxijiao chromosome BXJ1-2, Cavendish_Baxijiao_AAA, whole genome shotgun sequence DNA region includes the following protein-coding sequences:
- the LOC135612206 gene encoding alpha-galactosidase 1-like, translated to MRKYNCVRKMKKQIGLVMIVVVMLCSQCLISVEARPIVERRNLLANGLGMTPPMGWNTWNHFYCNINETIIRESADALVSTGLAKLGYRYVNIDDCWAEHDRDSTGYMVPKRLTFPSGIKALADYVHGKGLKIGIYSDAGHQTCSQTMPGSLGHEQKDAETFASWGIDYLKYDNCNNDDLKPMKRYPEMTRALMRTGRPIFVSLCEWGDMHPALWADKLGNSWRTTFDINDSWESMVSRADQNEVYAEHARPGGWNDPDMLEVGNGGMSNDEYIVHFSLWAASKAPLIIGCDVRSMTKETLAILGNEEVIAVNQDPLGVQAKKVRMYGDSEVWAGPLSGYRTVVILLNRSPEFRTITAQWDDIGLPPNTVVEVRDLWKHATLEKRFVNELTVDVHHHACKMFMLTPLTLS